A single Mytilus trossulus isolate FHL-02 chromosome 12, PNRI_Mtr1.1.1.hap1, whole genome shotgun sequence DNA region contains:
- the LOC134693744 gene encoding BTB/POZ domain-containing protein 6-like isoform X1 codes for MIITMIIQKMAKPGDTVDWQDGKSLSECMLYMLNKEIMCDVTFLVGTDQSIIKAHKYMLASRSPVFYTMFEGSCPEKGEIIVPDINPEIFKSLLKCIYSDKLEVALENISEALYVAEKYMVSTMKNECIRILSFSVETSNVAMVLNIAFHFHLETIKVKSLQYIQNHAVECLITPSAITISKECADAILKFDCMSCSETDVCRFLIKWAGHQCEVKRKTVSGENMREIIGSMLYSVRFPFIDKEYFAKEIAHSGLLTSEEVVSVFSSHYGRKNALFTGSVRHSRVFNQNYTVLRHGCIAKGWTPYKDIVNHDALDIKVNKKIELKSVILYGPDGDVSSSAKNLTVKILNDNGNEIFSQKYESCTERKELQTVSLYEPIELDAEKYFTIILSGLKFRAYSGKQCKPNYRIDNTVVTFQNSKNCNTTTTIEHGQIAGIEFNV; via the exons ATGATAATAACTATGATAATTCAAAAG ATGGCAAAACCCGGAGATACAGTAGACTGGCAGGATGGCAAATCACTATCAGAATGCATGCTATACatgttaaataaagaaattatgtGTGATGTAACATTCCTTGTCGGAACAGATCAAAGTATCATCAAAGCGCACAAATACATGTTGGCAAGCCGAAGTCCAGTGTTCTATACTATGTTTGAAGGTTCTTGTCCTGAAAAAGGAGAAATCATTGTACCAGACATCAATCCAGAGatatttaaatctttattaaa ATGTATTTACTCAGATAAACTGGAAGTTGCTCTTGAAAATATTTCCGAAGCCCTTTACGTTGCtgaaaaatatatggtttctacgATGAAAAATGAGTGCATACGTATACTATCATTCTCTGTTGAAACATCAAATGTTGCAATGGTTTTAAACATTGCGTTCCATTTTCATCTCGAGACGATTAAAGTCAAGAGCCTTCAGTATATTCAAAACCATGCAGTTGAATGCCTTATAACACCAAGTGCAATAACCATTTCAAAAGAATGTGCTGACGCTATCCTGAAATTTGATTGTATGTCATGTTCCGAAACGGATGTGTGCCGATTTCTTATAAAGTGGGCAGGTCATCAATGTGAGGTAAAGAGGAAAACAGTGTCTGGGGAAAACATGCGGGAAATAATAGGCTCAATGCTGTATTCGGTCCGGTTCCCTTTTattgataaagaatattttgcaAAAGAGATAGCTCATTCTGGCTTGCTGACGTCGGAAGAAGTTGTGAGTGTGTTTTCTTCCCACTATGGACGGAAGAATGCGCTATTTACAGGGTCGGTCAGGCATTCAAGAGTATTCAACCAAAATTATACTGTTTTGCGTCATGGGTGTATTGCAAAAGGGTGGACACCGTACAAGGATATTGTTAATCATGATGCTTTAGatataaaagttaataaaaaaattgagcTGAAATCAGTGATATTATATGGTCCAGATGGCGATGTATCTAGCTCTGCAAAAAATCTGACTGTTAAGATTCTTAATGATAACggaaatgaaatatttagtcAAAAATATGAGAGCTGTACTGAAAGAAAGGAATTGCAGACTGTTAGTTTATACGAACCTATCGAATTAGATGCAGAGAAATATTTTACTATCATTTTAAGTGGTTTGAAGTTTAGAGCGTACAGTGGGAAACAATGCAAACCAAACTACAGAATAGATAATACAGTTGTAACATTTCAGAACTCAAAAAATTGTAACACTACGACAACCATAGAACATGGTCAAATTGCAGGAATAGAATTCAatgtataa
- the LOC134693744 gene encoding BTB/POZ domain-containing protein 6-like isoform X2 codes for MAKPGDTVDWQDGKSLSECMLYMLNKEIMCDVTFLVGTDQSIIKAHKYMLASRSPVFYTMFEGSCPEKGEIIVPDINPEIFKSLLKCIYSDKLEVALENISEALYVAEKYMVSTMKNECIRILSFSVETSNVAMVLNIAFHFHLETIKVKSLQYIQNHAVECLITPSAITISKECADAILKFDCMSCSETDVCRFLIKWAGHQCEVKRKTVSGENMREIIGSMLYSVRFPFIDKEYFAKEIAHSGLLTSEEVVSVFSSHYGRKNALFTGSVRHSRVFNQNYTVLRHGCIAKGWTPYKDIVNHDALDIKVNKKIELKSVILYGPDGDVSSSAKNLTVKILNDNGNEIFSQKYESCTERKELQTVSLYEPIELDAEKYFTIILSGLKFRAYSGKQCKPNYRIDNTVVTFQNSKNCNTTTTIEHGQIAGIEFNV; via the exons ATGGCAAAACCCGGAGATACAGTAGACTGGCAGGATGGCAAATCACTATCAGAATGCATGCTATACatgttaaataaagaaattatgtGTGATGTAACATTCCTTGTCGGAACAGATCAAAGTATCATCAAAGCGCACAAATACATGTTGGCAAGCCGAAGTCCAGTGTTCTATACTATGTTTGAAGGTTCTTGTCCTGAAAAAGGAGAAATCATTGTACCAGACATCAATCCAGAGatatttaaatctttattaaa ATGTATTTACTCAGATAAACTGGAAGTTGCTCTTGAAAATATTTCCGAAGCCCTTTACGTTGCtgaaaaatatatggtttctacgATGAAAAATGAGTGCATACGTATACTATCATTCTCTGTTGAAACATCAAATGTTGCAATGGTTTTAAACATTGCGTTCCATTTTCATCTCGAGACGATTAAAGTCAAGAGCCTTCAGTATATTCAAAACCATGCAGTTGAATGCCTTATAACACCAAGTGCAATAACCATTTCAAAAGAATGTGCTGACGCTATCCTGAAATTTGATTGTATGTCATGTTCCGAAACGGATGTGTGCCGATTTCTTATAAAGTGGGCAGGTCATCAATGTGAGGTAAAGAGGAAAACAGTGTCTGGGGAAAACATGCGGGAAATAATAGGCTCAATGCTGTATTCGGTCCGGTTCCCTTTTattgataaagaatattttgcaAAAGAGATAGCTCATTCTGGCTTGCTGACGTCGGAAGAAGTTGTGAGTGTGTTTTCTTCCCACTATGGACGGAAGAATGCGCTATTTACAGGGTCGGTCAGGCATTCAAGAGTATTCAACCAAAATTATACTGTTTTGCGTCATGGGTGTATTGCAAAAGGGTGGACACCGTACAAGGATATTGTTAATCATGATGCTTTAGatataaaagttaataaaaaaattgagcTGAAATCAGTGATATTATATGGTCCAGATGGCGATGTATCTAGCTCTGCAAAAAATCTGACTGTTAAGATTCTTAATGATAACggaaatgaaatatttagtcAAAAATATGAGAGCTGTACTGAAAGAAAGGAATTGCAGACTGTTAGTTTATACGAACCTATCGAATTAGATGCAGAGAAATATTTTACTATCATTTTAAGTGGTTTGAAGTTTAGAGCGTACAGTGGGAAACAATGCAAACCAAACTACAGAATAGATAATACAGTTGTAACATTTCAGAACTCAAAAAATTGTAACACTACGACAACCATAGAACATGGTCAAATTGCAGGAATAGAATTCAatgtataa
- the LOC134692605 gene encoding BTB/POZ domain-containing protein 6-like, translated as MCDVIFKVGAEQSIVKVHKYMLASRSPVFYNMFEGACPEKGEVVIPDVNLGTFKVLLKYIYSDVLDLSLDNIQEVLYVAEKYMISAMKNTCIALLSSSVETSNAPLVFDVASNFHLDDLKTKSLYHIQYKAAECLKAQNAIKMSRECIGEILKLDSVNCSETDICQFLIKWAGNQCEAEQNTPSGENMRKITGSLLYLVRFPLIDKTYFANEIVHSGFLTLEEIVSVFSSHYGQKNEFFAESVRNVCYQKSYRVLRHSSVSSPWMLYYNNQKHDALKVTVNKNIELKSVILYGPVGNVSTNDREIVIKILNDSENKLCSQKYESCIQKCDLQTVLLSEPIPFNSNECFTIMVNSVKFSAYYGTNCKPECKIDDIVVTYQQTPKCNTSTSVVQGQIAGIEFNA; from the exons ATGTGTGATGTGATTTTTAAAGTTGGAGCAGAACAAAGTATTGTTAAAGTGCATAAGTACATGTTGGCTAGTAGAAGTCCAGTATTCTATAATATGTTTGAAGGTGCATGTCCGGAAAAGGGAGAAGTCGTCATACCAGATGTAAATTTGGGAACATTTAAAGTCTTGCTAAA GTATATTTATTCAGATGTACTGGATCTTTCACTTGACAACATTCAAGAAGTACTTTACGTGGCAGAAAAGTACATGATATCTGCAATGAAGAATACATGTATAGCTCTGCTTTCGTCATCTGTTGAAACATCTAATGCTCCTCTAGTATTTGACGTTGCGTCCAATTTTCATCTTGATGATCTCAAAACCAAGAGCCTATATCATATTCAGTACAAGGCAGCTGAGTGTCTTAAAGCGCAAAATGCTATTAAAATGTCAAGAGAATGCATAGGAGAAATACTCAAATTAGATTCTGTAAATTGTTCCGAAACAGATATTTGCCAATTTCTTATAAAGTGGGCAGGCAATCAGTGTGAGGCAGAGCAGAATACACCGTCTGGTGAGAACATGAGGAAAATAACAGGTTCACTGCTTTATCTTGTCCGATTTCCTCttattgataaaacatattttgcaaACGAGATTGTTCATTCTGGGTTTCTGACTTTAGAAGAGATAGTTAGTGTATTTTCTTCCCATTATGGTcagaaaaatgaatttttcGCAGAGTCAGTCCGCAATGTTTGTTACCAGAAAAGTTACAGGGTTTTGCGTCATAGTAGTGTATCAAGTCCATGGATGTTATATTACAATAATCAAAAGCATGACGCTTTGAAAGTAACAGTGAATAAAAACATCGAGCTTAAGTCTGTTATATTATATGGTCCAGTGGGAAACGTATCTACCAATGACAgagaaattgttataaaaattttaaatgatagtgaaaataaattatgtagTCAAAAATATGAGAGTTGCATTCAGAAGTGTGATCTACAGACTGTTCTTTTGTCAGAGCCTATTCCATTTAATTCGAATGAATGTTTCACTATTATGGTAAATAGTGTAAAGTTTTCAGCATATTATGGGACCAATTGCAAGCCAGAGTGCAAAATAGATGATATAGTTGTAACATATCAACAAACGCCAAAATGTAACACTTCTACAAGTGTAGTACAAGGTCAAATTGCAGGAATAGAATTTAATGCATAA
- the LOC134693745 gene encoding BTB/POZ domain-containing protein 2-like, with protein sequence MAEPEGTVDWQDGKSLSECMTYMLEKEIMCDVTFYVGTDQSIIKAHKYMLASRSPVFYTMFEGSCPEKGEIIVTDIDSATFKVLLKYIYSDVLDLSLDNIQEVLYGAEKYMLSTMKDECTSLLLSSVETSNAPGVFNVASHFHLEHLKIKSLEHIQKNAAECLIAPNAIKMSKECMEAILRLDSIYCSETDICRFLIKWASHQCESEFKTASGENLRELTGPLLYLVRFPLVDKEYFAKEIAHSGLLNSEEVISVFSSHFGRKNEFFAESVRNSKLCYNKKDCTVWRHRSVASPWYHTGKKYDALNVKVNRNIELKSVILFGPVGNVPISVRDITVKILNDGGHEIFTQKYESCTQSSELQTVLLSEPIPINANTLFTIMVDSIKFDAYYGKQCKQKCRIDDIVITFENSPNCTTGTSVEQGQIAGIEFNA encoded by the exons ATGGCTGAACCAGAGGGAACGGTAGACTGGCAAGATGGCAAATCACTATCAGAATGTATGACATACATGTTAGAGAAGGAAATTATGTGTGACGTCACATTCTATGTTGGAACAGATCAAAGTATTATCAAAGCGCACAAGTACATGTTGGCGAGCCGAAGTCCCGTGTTTTATACCATGTTTGAAGGTTCTTGTCCTGAAAAGGGAGAAATCATCGTAACAGATATTGATTCAGcaacttttaaagttttgttgaa GTATATTTATTCAGATGTACTGGATCTTTCACTTGACAACATTCAAGAAGTGCTTTATGGTGCCGAAAAGTATATGCTATCAACAATGAAAGATGAATGTACGAGTCTGCTCTTATCGTCAGTTGAAACATCGAATGCACCAGGGGTATTCAATGTTGCATCTCATTTTCACCTTGAGCATCTCAAAATCAAGAGTCTCGAGCATATTCAGAAAAATGCAGCTGAATGCCTGATAGCGCCAAATGCtattaaaatgtcaaaagaaTGCATGGAAGCTATATTGAGACTGGATTCCATATATTGTTCCGAAACAGATATTTGCCGATTTCTAATAAAGTGGGCAAGTCACCAATGTGAGTCAGAATTTAAAACGGCATCCGGTGAAAACTTACGAGAATTAACTGGTCCCTTGCTGTATCTGGTCCGGTTTCCGTTGGTTGACAAAGAGTATTTTGCAAAAGAGATTGCCCATTCTGGTCTTCTGAATTCGGAAGAAGTAATTAGTGTGTTTTCTTCCCACTTTGGTAGGAAGAACGAATTTTTCGCAGAATCAGTCCgaaattcaaaattatgttaTAATAAGAAGGATTGCACGGTTTGGCGCCATAGATCTGTTGCTAGTCCATGGTATCATACAGGTAAAAAGTATGATGCTTTGAatgtaaaagtgaatagaaacaTTGAACTTAAATCCGTGATTTTATTTGGTCCAGTCGGTAATGTGCCTATCTCTGTTAGGGACATAACTGTAAAGATTCTTAATGATGGCGGCCATGAAATATTTACTCAAAAGTACGAGAGCTGTACACAGAGTAGTGAACTACAAACTGTTCTTTTATCAGAACCTATTCCAATAAATGCTAATACCTTGTTTACTATAATGGTAGACAGTATAAAGTTTGATGCATACTACGGgaaacaatgtaaacaaaaatgtcgAATAGATGATATAGTTATAACCTTTGAGAATTCACCAAACTGTACCACTGGTACAAGTGTAGAACAGGGTCAAATAGCAGGGATAGAATTCAATGCATAA